atgaGAATATGTGTTGAGAGAtgctttatttctgtattttgtgctTGTATTTAAGCTGCAGAAcgagtccaaaacaaatttcccttcggggacaataaagtatatcttatcttaaacCTATTCTgttacaacccctaaataaaattattaacctgaaaatgaataaaatttgACCACTTTAAACATTGATCatgcattttaaatgtacaatatGAAATGCATGTGTGTAATGCTCTGACCTTGCCAGTTGGTCAGTCTCTGAGACTGCTTGTGGTGTTCCGTTGCGATGGCCAGTGTATTAGAGAGGACAAGCATGATCACCCACCAGTAGAATAGTCTGGACTTCACATATGCTCTGCATTTACGGCGTAACCAGCGATTCCACTTTCGAGCCAGTTTACtgcacagaagaagaaagacaagTTGACTTAAGAGAAACGATGAGTCAAGAAACTCTGAAGTACTAATCCTGCTTAAAGGAAGCTgattaatgaaaacatacaatCCTTTATtcaaggagggttaaaatcaagggtaaCCAGACTGGACTGAAGATGTTGGCCTTGACCCTGCACCACCAAGCTAataacataccaacaagtgctCGGGCCCAAGAGAAGGAGCATAAACACATGAAGGAGGCACTTAAAGTTTGTGGATACCCAGactggacctttgtgaaaactgCCTCAGGATCTAGGAAGAACACCAACACTATGggggatgaagaaaagaagaggaaatgcAACAACATCATGATTCAGTATATTTCTGGagtataacaaacaaaacattcctgtgttttttaaacccaagaacacgctaagacagatactggccCACCCTAAAGactgcacacccaaacacaagaaaagcaatctagtgtatgcggtccaatgcagtgaggaatgcacaggcCTGCACAGTAtatcagagaaacaaaacaacctcTACCCacacgcatggctcaacacagaagggacAACTCAGCAGTTTACCTGCATTTGAAAGATAAAGGAAACTCAATGACAACAATGTTCATATTCTGGATAGGGAGGATAGATGGTTTGAAAGGAGTGAAAGAGTGCAAGACCTTCACTCAACAGAGGAGGAAGGCTGAAACACCACTTATCCTCCACCTACAATGCTGTACTCTTCCCAGGAGACAGAACAAACAATTacatttggcctcatgtgacaATGCCAATGCCTGTTGTTCAGACTTCTTGCCTCAGGTGACTCCAACAACCATAACGACTGTTACCACAGCCAGGGGCATTAACGAACCAacggtatccatcaccttgataatgaccccacagaggtcAAATAGCTGGGACTCagtgccagtcagtcagaactgaggAAGCCTCTCGGGTGAGAGCCAAAACGTCTTCAAGTTTCTtcagtccagttgcccttgattttaacctaaCCTGTACAATCCTTTCCGTCTTTAGAGAAAGCTGGGGTAGGCGATTTATTTTAGAAGCATCTTTCTTCTATTTGTTAAAATTCTCTTaacatcccaacagcaatcaataattAAATGCTCTGacttaaacataaaaaaaatccagtttcTATAGCTGTCGCTTAGGCATGGCAAATCATTTCATTCTGATTTCAAATGAAATGACTGGCTGGCCTTCCTGACTGTCTACCTGCCTAACCTGTGTGCATTCTACCTGTGCGCTCACtgcacatgaacatgtgttttgggggaggggCTTTGTAtagaggcctgaagggagggagtggggtactttcaaaatctagggGTGCTtttcaagtctcttaattgcatccacctttccctcacttgcgtctttcCTTGCGTCTTAGTCTTGCCCACCGGGGATGCATGGAGAGATGCAAGGAAAATATGTTGAGGAAATATGTTTCTAGTgacatgagacgtcctttcctccGAAGCATCACATAAAGCGACGTCTGTTTATGATGACGgcggcagctgatcacagctggatcagtcggctctaacagctgtagagactttATTGGAGTTTGTGTCTATATACATGTGCACTGTATTGGTACTAATAAAGTCTCCCAGTTCTtagtgcagagcagcatgattctctgttacctgtttaacaaacacctgcacatgaataattaCAGGTTTCtgtatgtcctgctcagaggcaaaggatcatttctactggcacaatgctgatattatctgcatttatatttattgattctgatgtgaattcatttgaataacccagaatatgatcatggtgtctttggatttattaggctaaatgtttcagggaaattgaaatgatgtaacttgTGTCAAAGTTGACACTCAGTTTTAGGCTTTCCATTTATTTCCTCctctgatatcctttaacactactgcatacattttatttgcaggtcacatcacttgtcaccgatcgatcactgcgttccatcatatcaatccCGACGCTTTTTTTAGTGCAGCAgctttcattcatactttcatcaGCAGATTTTACTCGCGGAGCTGccggctgctttcatcagatgcttTGCTCTCTTCATTAGATACTTTGGAGCAGTTTAGTGCCCCACTCCTTACGTGTACTATGTTTTATCGTcgtctatttggactaaacacagaaatgattgttgtctccataataaaagttgatgggagaaataCAAGAaagatctttctaataaataaataaataaagttatgtgtggggcttttgttgttcagacctacaatgaacacagattttaacaagacagtgaatcataaaacaactcAAATATAAGACTTTTCAGCGATACACTTGATTTTAATCTGTCCTGATGTATCAGATCATTCCAATCAGCTGCAACGTCCAATCATTAACGGCTACCCAATAAATAGGCATAAATGGGTCATTAAAAGACTTCCGCATAGGATGCACTAGTGTATTctcgctcatagctcctcagagcaaataagagctttgggacaacctgcaagatggcggagtGGAACAACTTCCAGTTCAAGTGAGGATCGAGGAGcgaggaaacgacaaataagagacttgagaagaaCCCTAGCTGTCTTGCTATTTTCTCCAgtgttgcctaccccagctttaaataGAGATTTCCTGGGTAGAATACATCTCTGAACATTAAATGGTATAGGTAATTCCTGACACCTGAagaaaggaggaaaggaggTGGCAGAAAGACCCCAGGAAGGGGAGTGCAGTGCAATTTTTTTCCaacatcctttgcactgtgctccatcacactgtgtatgcatgtatgtgtatgtgtacctgtatatctcatccacctccaacatgtacataataataataatagtaataataataataataataatgataataataatttactctttcatcctttgcactatgcactgtctatattgtttttgtttatagagtgtatatatgtgttctctatactgcaGCCTGTGTATGATTTTatcattgtatttttgtatgagtaagcacatcgtgagcagtgaacaatccagagtcaaattcctcgtatgtgtacacatacctgacaaataaagctgattctgattctgaaatatgATGTCATTCTATGCAATTCATGACTGAACCTTCCATTCcacagggttagggttagggttagccatACTGTAAAGATGACATGTGCACTACTGACTAGTAATAGATGATCAGCTGCATTGTGTCCATTTTGCTGACACTTCCGGTCTCTGATCCTCCATTTTCCGCAGTGAGCAGGCctgatgaaaacacacacacacacacacgtgtcatACAGTTTGATAGTTAATGTTAGAAATCAGTGCACATACCTCTCAacttaaaagaagaaaaaagaaagatatgaacacaaactgcaagtgttgggcacttccggggcggctgtggctcaggaggtagagcgggttggccgttaatcggaaggtcggcggttcaatccctggctccccctggttgcgtgtcgaagtgtccttgggcaagatactgaaccccgaaatgcccctggcggctattccggcagtgtatgagtgagtgtgaatgttagtttctgtttgagcacttaggctcagtgtatgaatgtgtgtgactggtgaatgcagatgtagtgtaaaagcgctttgagtggtcgaaaagactagaaaggcgctatacaagtacggagcatttacatttacattccgATCCatgttacagcatccgctgccgcatttctatCGTTAAAAAGCGGCAGGTCCATGCCAccgctcgactgcggtaatgtttacgtttacattgtggggaatccctcacctaacacagctcaggcttgtctctTCCTCGATTTGTGCATCAGAAAGTACAactaccatccagcattttggcaatgcaaaagtaaaaaacTCATAGTATAtaatcacttgcttcctggttggcaggcagcagaAAATAACGTATTTTTTTACCTCCAAATGAGCGTTTTTcatggaatgtgacgtcacgtgaaaaccaTGAATAGGAGTTTTGACAGGTGTGCCAGACTGGCACAGTCCTGTACATTCTAATTCTATTCCCCGAATATTCTGTTCTGTGTCGTGGTCTTACCCTGTCCCTCTTGGTCATTGTCCATAACCTCAGCCTGAGTGATCCACTCCATATAGCCCTTGAGGTCTTCATCCAGCTGCTGAGTCTCCCTCAGCTTCTGAAACTCTCCACGGGACTTGGCCTTCTCCCGCTCTTTTGTGAACTCACTAGTGGGAAACAAGAAAaccaagacagacagagaacaaAGTGAGAAATAATGTGAAGAACAGACACAAAGATGGCAGGGAGAAATGTCCAGAGCAAAGGGTAAATCATGATTGTGTAAAAGAAATGAATGGATGCGTGTTCCTACCCACTGAGCACACCCAGAACCAGGTTAAGCACGAAGAAGGAGCCAACCAGGATGAGAGTGGTGAAATAGATCCATGGCCATTCCATTCCTATAGCATCATTAACCTATCAGAAAAAGCAGTCTTTTTGTCTTTATCAAAGAAATACTGTAGGTAAGTGTAACTAAAAACCAACAACTAAAAGAACACTGCTACAAACAATGTATTTACTGTGGAGATGTCTCTTACAAAGAGTCAGACAAGAATATCAATAATATTCTTATCTTTATGCATAAAGGTAGGTCTGGGACTCGTTTTGCCAAGGTTTCAAGTAGGTAAGTagtgtcaacacacacacacacacacacacacacgcacacgcacacacacacacacacacacacacacgtgatcTCTGCTCAGGTTGATGCTGGGTGGCACTATGCTGGGAATTAAGTGAAATCACCAACTTGGGGAAtcaaaatattcaataaaaataacatgtaTATAACCAGCGGTGCACATAACTTTTTTGATCTGGTTCTCAAGGGAGCACCTGGAGATGCTGCTTGGTACTCACACTTACACTGTGCACTTATCCTACAAGCTGTCATCATTTTCCTCCTGACTGCTTTCCTCACTATCTTCTTTTCTCTCGAACATGGTAGATGAGGATGTAGGCCTGCTTCTTTCACCCTGGTTAAGCCTACCGTTTGCATCCACAAGTCAACAGCTGCTTTGGGTCAAAGTCTCTGTTGTCATCTTAGACAAATGAATGTGCATCAGAGATGAGAGGCGTGTGTCTAACAGGCAGGATCTGTATTtgcttttgattattttgagaCATGAAAATTCCCTCTTGCATGCAGCACTACTCAGTGGCAGTGTGAGTGATAACACAAGGACTTTCTGAGTGTTGGTGTAGATATGTGGATTGCTTGTCTTGACTATGTTGATTCACAAAGCCAGACGTTTTTCTGATTGCTTCAAACACCATCCATTCTCTTACAGTGacagattaagaaataaatacagaaacaaataGTAGTAAATTAAGGGCAGCTTTGCACGCTCCTGCAAACCCCCCCCAGGCGTGCTCTCGCATATATCGGGGGTGCGGATGACGCAGATGTTATCAGAGGCATCAGTTATCAGAACGCACTCCACGAGAggtgtctcctcctcctcggtgAGATGACAGTGGACGACATCTGCACAGCGGCCTCCTGGTCGTCCCCATGTTCTTTCGTCCGTTTCTACCTGCGGGAtgtctcccttttctctctgactcactcagtactgagtgttttggTTGAGTGATTCTGGTTGAGTGTGCGGTGCGCCCTCTCCCACAGGACGGTGTGGGGGGGGCGGGCGCTGCTTACATGGCCCTGCCTTGTGCGCAGCTGTTGCGGTTGCTGTTGTGACCCCGCCTGCGTCTGTACAGCTGTGGGGCCTCCCACCCAGTTTCCCGACTTACGCATTGGGTCGGCCATCGGCCTCCCATGCCGTGCCATCAGTGCTCGCACACGCCGACACCGGTTCTGATGTATAGACTTAATAAAACAGTG
This genomic stretch from Micropterus dolomieu isolate WLL.071019.BEF.003 ecotype Adirondacks unplaced genomic scaffold, ASM2129224v1 contig_14909, whole genome shotgun sequence harbors:
- the LOC123967045 gene encoding dihydropyridine-sensitive L-type skeletal muscle calcium channel subunit alpha-1-like translates to MEWPWIYFTTLILVGSFFVLNLVLGVLSGEFTKEREKAKSRGEFQKLRETQQLDEDLKGYMEWITQAEVMDNDQEGQGLLTAENGGSETGSVSKMDTMQLIIYYYKLARKWNRWLRRKCRAYVKSRLFYWWVIMLVLSNTLAIATEHHKQSQRLTNWQGQSITHMHFILYI